The genome window CAATGGAATATTGTGATTCTGTGTTGTTGAAGAAGTTCTAATTACAGCCTGACCGTAAGTATTTACTAATTCAAAGTAGAAAAATGCTCTTAGGAATCTTGCTTCTGATAAAAGTTCAGTTTTTCTCTCATCAGTAAGTGCTTCCATTGTAGGGATGTTATCAATTACTTGATTACATCTAAAGATACCATTGTAACATTCTGCCCACTTGTTGAATACAGGAGTATCGTTATCAGAAATTGAGAACTCTGTATAAGGGAAGTGTCTTACCCAGTCGTTCGTACCACCCATATCACTACGAATCATTTCGTAAGTGAGGTTACCACCACTAATCGATTGGAATTGTAATGCTCCGTATGCTGCTGTTATTGCGCCTTCCGCGTCTGCTTCTGTTTGCCAGAAGATCTCGTCAGTAATTGCATTTGGGTTCCTCTTGTTTAAAAAATCGTCATGGTTGCAAGAAGAAAATAGCAAAGACAATGCAACTACTTTGAGCTTGAGTATATTTTTTAAAGTATTCATCTGTATTATACTTTTTAAATTAGAAACTTAGTTGTGCACCAATTAAGAATTGTCTTGATACAGGGTAGTTACCTCTATCTACACCTCTCATTAATAAACCATCACCACCAACTTCTGGATCATAACCAGTATATTTTGTGAAAGTGAAAGGGTTTACTGCTGATACATAAATTCTTGCTTTAGAAATACCTGCTGCGTTGTTGATTACTCTACTTAAATCATAACCTAAAGTCATTGTTCTAATTCTAAAGTAAGAACCATCCTCAATCCATCTGTCAGAAAATGCTCTTACATTTTCATCTTGTCTGTTTAATGATAAAGGAATATCTGAGTCAGGGTTTTGAGGACTCCACATACCTACCAAGTCAGCGTGTCTTGCTTCTGCGTAAGCATAAAGTTTTGCACCGTTAATGATTTCTGCTCCATGAGAATAGTAACCTTGAATGAAGAAATCGAAACCTTTATAACCTAATGTTGCTACAATACCTGATTCGAAATCTGGCATACCTGAACCAGCATACACTCTATCGTTATCATCAATATTACCATCACCATTTTGGTCCACATATCTAATATCACCTAAACGAGCATTAGGGTTGATCGCTTCTTGGTAAGCTACTAATTCCTCTTCAGTCTTGATTACACCGTCAGTTTGTACTAGGAAGAATGATGCTGCTTCGTATCCTTCTGCCATAAATGTAGTGTAGTCCATCCAACCGTGTGTAAGTGATGGTCTACCACCTGGATAACCTCTCTCAACACCATTTAAACTAGTAATAATGTTCGTGTTTTTAGTGAAAGTCATACCAAGGCTATAGTTTAAACCATACTCCGTTTGGTTCTTGTAGCTTAATGATAATTCAATACCTTCGTTGGTCATATCACCAGCATTCAATGTCATTGTTCTGTAAGTCTGAATCTCTGAATCAGGTCTTGTTAAGTTAACACCTGCTGATAAAGGAAGTTGTTGACCTAAGATCATGTCTTTCTTATCGTTTTGATAAACGTCTGCAGTAAACTGTAAACGATCGTTGAACATGTTCATGTCGATACCAATGTTTTTCGCTACACTAGTCTCCCAAGAGATATCAGGATTCGAGAATCTTCTTTGCGTTAAACCAGGAGTTAATACTTTACCTGAACCGTAGATATAGTTAACACCTTGCTCGATTACTGTTGATGCGATATAAGGGTTGTTACCTACTCTGTTGTTACCTAGCTCAGCATAACTTGCTCTTACTTTCAATCCACTGATCCAATCTACATTGAAGAAGTTTTCTCTATCAATATTCCAACCTAATGATACACCTGGGAATACATCAAATCTGTTCTCAGGGTTAAACTGTGAAGTACCGTCTCTTCTTAATGATACTGAGAATAAGTACTTACTGTCATAGCTATATTGGAATCTACCCATCATACCTACTAATGCTGTTTCATTTAATCCACCTGTAGGGTTTGAAACTGAAACTGCTGCACCTGGAACTTGAACATCGTTATTACCGTTTTCAGCAAATGTCATGTTAAGACCTGTAGTTCTGTTAGTATACTGCTCAAATGAGTAAGTACCAGTGAAGTTTAAGTTGTGCTTACCAAATGATTTGCTATACGTTAAGATATTTTCTAATGTGTATCTTTGGTTCCATACATAATCATCGTTTAATCTTGCCTGAGGTCTAGAAGCTGTAGGGTTGTAGTTTCCGTTATAATCCAAAACAATATATTTTGGTTGGAATTGTGATCTTGTAGAATTAAAGATGTTACTACCCGCTCTAACTTGGTATGTTAATCCTTTTACAAACTCATAAGATGCATTGAAAGCAATGTTTAATCTCTTGATGTTTTCTAAGTCAGTGTTTGATAAGATACCTGATAAGTAACTATAAGTAATCTCATTTTGATCTGGAACTTGAATCACATCACCATTTGTAGGAATATCTTCAATAGGAGTATTCCAAGGTCTTTGTCTTAAGGCTTGCTCATATAGACCCCATGGCTCTCTTTGTCTGTTTTCGTTTTGGAAACCAATCGAAGTAAATAACTTGAATTTATCCTTATTGATTGATCCTGTTAATCTAGTCGCTAATCTTTCGAAACCAGAGTTAATCAAAATACCTTCTTGGTTAAAGTAGTTGACGTTAGCGTTAACTAATAAATCACCTTTTCCTGATGATACGTTTAACTCATAGTTTTGAATTGAAGCGTTATCATTCTGGATAGTGCTGATAAAATCTGTATTATTTTCTAATGCTCTTGGGTTTACTGCTAAAACTGAAGATTCAATACCTGTTGCTTGAGCTCTTAACTCATCGTAGTAGAATTGTTGGTGAGTATCCATTAATTCTGTACCTGAAGTAATGTTTTGAACACCACCCCATGCTGTAAAATCTACTTTTACTTTTCCTGGATCACCTGTTTTTGTTGTGATTAAGATTACACCGTTTGATGCTCTAACACCATAAACTGCTGCAGATGCACCATCTTTTAAGATATCAATTGACTTGATTTGAGAAGGAGCAATATTTGGATTTCCTTGGTAAGGAATACCATCTACAACATATAATGGCTCTCTTGATCCTGCTAATGAACCTACACCTCTAATTTGGATGTTTGCTGCTTCACCTGGAGCACCACTAGCAGCCTGAACATTTACACCTGCTACTTGTCCTTGTAATGCTGATCCTAAATCTGGAGTCGGAACTTTTTCTAAAGCTTCAGATCCTACATTATTTACAGCACCTGTTACTTCTTTACGCTTTTGAGTACCATAACCTACTACAACTACTTCTTCTAGTAATTCACGGTCCTCTTCTAATTCGATATCAAATGTAACACTCGATCCAACCTCTTTTTCTTGAGTCAGATAACCAATATAACTGAACACTAGTATATCTTCTTTTTGCACAGTGATACTAAAGTGTCCATCAAAATTTGTTACTGTACCGTTTGTAGTTCCTTTAACAACAACATTTACACCTGGTAAAGATTGTCCAGCACTAACAACAGTACCACTTACTATTACTTCTTGAGCAAAAGCTGAAGTAAATACCGCAAATAATAGTAGTACTGACAGGCAATACTTTGGTATTATTGGTGGCTTCATATTTAGTTTACTTGAGAATAACATAACTTGAAACTTTAATGAATAGAATAGAAAAGAGCTTCCTAGGTCAAACTCTTTAAAAAAATAGAGTTGAAGAATTTGTTTCTTACATTACAATATTAGCCAAGTATTGACTCTGCTTATGTGTAAGAATTACCCTTTAGTTGCACTTATTTAACCTGTGTGATTCTGAGTGGTAAATTTTATTCATAATTGATACTTATGATCCATAAAACGACAAAAAAAGTACCCATAAACTCAAGGCTTAATGGGTACTCCAATTCAATTAAACTTAATTTATTCTACTGATTCACACCATTTAGAGACAAAATCCCCCAGGTGAAGCTAAGACGATAATGTTGTTTAGACATTTTATATTTATCTTGTGTAACGGATAGTGTTCCTCCTATCCCTGCCTGCTGGCAATGAATATTTAATGTATAGAAATTATCTTCTTCTAGCTCATACTGGTGTCGAGCTGTTTTAATTTTATCTTTTGAATAAGGCCATACAGAAAATTCAAAGCTATCCTCTGATGCGATTTTCACTCCACCTTTACTCTTCGATGAAGTTAATTTAAGCCACTTCGTCTGTGTACGATTACCATTCTCTTGAGGCTTCACATAAGGATAAAAAGCATCTGCTGTGTTAAAGCGATACACGCCCATATTCACTGCTCTTTTTCTATCTGAATAGGATTCAAATGGACCATTTCCGTAGTATTGCAAAGCATCCATTTCTTTGGATACTCCTGCAGTCATACCAATAAGAATAGCATCAGGAACGCCTTCCTTCTTTTCAAGCTCTAGGTTAACACTAAGCTGATCATTAACCAAAGCATAAGAAATGTTGATCTCTACCTGATCTTCCAGCTTTTTAGTCACAATCACTTTACCATTTTCCTTTTGCACCTTCTCAGAAGTCCATTGGTCTTCAATGGATCCCCAATACTCTCCCGATTTTTTCATCGGCCTAAAACTAATACCTCTAACATCATTATCAATTGGAGGTCTAGTAAAGTTAAGTTGTAACGGTTGGTACAGCTGTTCAATACCTTTATACTGGTAAGAGATGACCTGACCATTTTCTTTACTTACCTTAATCAGTACGTCATTACCTTGAATACTGAAAAATGTATCTTCTTCTTGAATTGTTCCTGTTGCCTTTTTCTTCTTCTTTTGCTTCGCTGCTTCTTGAATTTTCAGTTGTTCTTGAGCCAACTGATGTCCTTTTGCACACCATAATTGATCTTTGCTCTCAAACATTCCAAAATTCAACCAATAATCCTTATTCCCTTTTCGATCTATACTGTAAAGAGGAATTGTAAAGATCAAGGAATCTCCTGCAGGAATATTTAAAGTAACTTCAGAAGCTCTAACCACTCTTCCTTCCTCTTGAATTTCATAAGAGAAAGTATATTCGGAAAGGTTTGTAAAAGCATATCGGTTATAAATCACCACTTCTCCTTTAGCAACATCCGACCATCTCACCTCAATAGGTTGAAATGTATACTTCATCTCCAATGCATGAGGATGTGGATTTAAATAACTATCAAAAACACCATTAATACAGAAGTTTTCATCATTAGGAACATCTCCAAAGTCACCTCCATAAGCTAAAAAGTCTTTGCCATTTTCTGTTTGGTTGATCAAACCTTGATCTCTCATATCCCAGATAAAACCACCTACAAGATTTGGTGTCTTTCGGATATAATCCCAATAGTCTCCCAATCCGCCCATAGAATTACCCATAGCATGCATGTATTCACATAGAATAATAGGCCTCTGGATATTTTTATTTGTAGACAAATGTACTATTTGTGCATAGTTTGGATACATTCTACTCACAACATCTACAAAAGAAGGGTCTGTTGGATTCGCCATAGAAGGCCAGTTTTGAGAAGTATACCCTACATTATCTCCTTCTTTATATTCAGGATGTGTTGGGTCTCCTTGTGCTCCTTCATAATGAACAAATCTACTCGGATCAAAATCCTTAATCCAACCTGCTGCTGCTGCAAATGCAGGACCAGTCCCCGACTCGTTACCTAATGACCAAGAAATAACACATGGTTGATTTTTATCTCTTTCTACCATTCTTGTGATTCTACTCATCATTGATGGTACCCAAGAAGGTTGATATGGAATGTAACTACCTAAATGATGACATTCTATATTTGCTTCGTCCATCACATACAATCCATACTTATTACATAATTCTAAAAAATAGGGATCATTTGGATAATGAGACGTTCTTACTGCATTTACATTAAAGCGTTTTAATAACTGAACTTCTTCTTCAAGATCCGCTCTGCTAATTGCTTTTCCTTTTGTTGGATGATGATCATGACGATTCACACCCATAATTTTCACAGGTTGATTATTCACCAACAGTGCATTTTCTGCATTGAAAGTAATCTCTCTAAAGCCAATCTTATGACTTCTTGACTCTATGACCTTACCTGATTTATCCTTTAATGAAAGAACTAAAGTATATAAATAAGGTGTTTCTGCAGTCCATAAATGAGGTTGAACTACTGTCGATTCTAACAAAGCAAATTTAGGCAAGTCCCTTGGAGGCCATCTTTGCTCATAAATTTTCTTTGCTCCAACAGACAGTTCGTTATCCAACACCATTTTATTTTCCTCATCAAATAACTTGGCTGTTACCTTGTAATTCTCTAATTGCGATGGAGAATCTTCTACCCATAATTCAGGTCTAATCTTCAGTTTCGCTTTTGTAAAATCATTATTGAAATCAGTTTTTACATAGAAATCATTGATAGATATTTTAGGTTGAGCAAGTAACATCACATCTCTGTGTATACCACTTAAACGCCACATGTCCTGATCTTCTAAGTAACTTCCATCACTATAACGGTAAACCTGAACGGCTACCTTATTTTTTCCTTCTTTTAAGAAGTTTGTGATATCAAATTCTGCTGCCAAGCAACTTCCTTGAGAATAACCTACTTTTTGTCCATTCACCCATACATAGAAAGCAGAAGTCACTCCACCAAAATGAAGAATAATCGATTGATCTTCCCATTCTTTAGGCACTTTAAATTCTCTGAAATAAGACCCTACTGGGTTCTCTCTATATATTTTAGGAGGTAATGGAGGTGTCGGCCCTTTCCAGTCATATACCAATGTAGTATCTAAGATATTTGGTGTGAAAGGATAGGTGATATTCGTATAAATCGGTTGACCGTACCCTTTCATTTCCCAATTAGAAGGCACCTCTATGTCATCCCATTTCTTCCCATCGAAATCAACATTCATAAAGTGTTCAGGCTTTTCCTCCACTTTAGGAACAAACTTAAATTTCCATGTTCCATTTAGAGAAAGCATTCTTGATACCTCTCTATTACCTTCAAGAGCATCTGATTCATTTTCAAAAGAATATGAAGCCACTCTTGCTGGTAATTTATTGATTTCAAAAACATGTTCATTTTCCCAATCTACCTGTGCATGACAGACAAAAGCAGAAAATAAACTCACAGAAAGAAGAAAGATTGCTTTTTTCATCATCAGTTAAACCTTATAACTTCAATAATCTTTTCGTATATACTTTCCCTCCGATGTTTACTTTTACGATATAAACACCATTTGTTAACGATCGTACGTCTACTTCAGTATTAGGAGTAATACTACTTTCCAACACCACATTGCCTGTTGGGTTTAAAATAGAAATATCTACCGGTCCTTGAATTCCTTTTAGTCTAAAAGAAGAAGACGTTGGATTCGGGTATAATTCAATATTTTGTCCTAAATCGATATCACTAGACGTAATTTGATCTACAATCTGAAGGTCTTTGATTGATGTCGTTAAAGTAATTGTTTCTTCTTCATTTTCTGTAGAAGTGAAAGACGCTGTTATTTCATAATAATGTCCGTCATCCAATTCCGAAGTATTTTTCACATTTTGGATATTGATTAGAGAAGCAGTTTCCCCTGCAGCCTTACCAACTATTAGTGCTTGTGATTTCCCTACTACCTCAACAGACTCTCCATTTTCATCCATCTCATGTAATTCAACTTCAAGGTTTGAAGCCGCAACAGAACCACTTCCCGCATCAAAATATGAAATAAAATTAATGCCATCAGCTTTCGCAAATTCAACATTCGAATACTGATCTTTATCTGCATAAATTTGAGATTTTGCTTTCCAAACTCTCACATACTGACAAGCCATTTCTGTAGGAAACCCAACAGTAGTTGTAGAATCTGGAACGGGA of Flammeovirga agarivorans contains these proteins:
- a CDS encoding SusC/RagA family TonB-linked outer membrane protein, producing MKPPIIPKYCLSVLLLFAVFTSAFAQEVIVSGTVVSAGQSLPGVNVVVKGTTNGTVTNFDGHFSITVQKEDILVFSYIGYLTQEKEVGSSVTFDIELEEDRELLEEVVVVGYGTQKRKEVTGAVNNVGSEALEKVPTPDLGSALQGQVAGVNVQAASGAPGEAANIQIRGVGSLAGSREPLYVVDGIPYQGNPNIAPSQIKSIDILKDGASAAVYGVRASNGVILITTKTGDPGKVKVDFTAWGGVQNITSGTELMDTHQQFYYDELRAQATGIESSVLAVNPRALENNTDFISTIQNDNASIQNYELNVSSGKGDLLVNANVNYFNQEGILINSGFERLATRLTGSINKDKFKLFTSIGFQNENRQREPWGLYEQALRQRPWNTPIEDIPTNGDVIQVPDQNEITYSYLSGILSNTDLENIKRLNIAFNASYEFVKGLTYQVRAGSNIFNSTRSQFQPKYIVLDYNGNYNPTASRPQARLNDDYVWNQRYTLENILTYSKSFGKHNLNFTGTYSFEQYTNRTTGLNMTFAENGNNDVQVPGAAVSVSNPTGGLNETALVGMMGRFQYSYDSKYLFSVSLRRDGTSQFNPENRFDVFPGVSLGWNIDRENFFNVDWISGLKVRASYAELGNNRVGNNPYIASTVIEQGVNYIYGSGKVLTPGLTQRRFSNPDISWETSVAKNIGIDMNMFNDRLQFTADVYQNDKKDMILGQQLPLSAGVNLTRPDSEIQTYRTMTLNAGDMTNEGIELSLSYKNQTEYGLNYSLGMTFTKNTNIITSLNGVERGYPGGRPSLTHGWMDYTTFMAEGYEAASFFLVQTDGVIKTEEELVAYQEAINPNARLGDIRYVDQNGDGNIDDNDRVYAGSGMPDFESGIVATLGYKGFDFFIQGYYSHGAEIINGAKLYAYAEARHADLVGMWSPQNPDSDIPLSLNRQDENVRAFSDRWIEDGSYFRIRTMTLGYDLSRVINNAAGISKARIYVSAVNPFTFTKYTGYDPEVGGDGLLMRGVDRGNYPVSRQFLIGAQLSF
- a CDS encoding glycoside hydrolase family 2 TIM barrel-domain containing protein; protein product: MMKKAIFLLSVSLFSAFVCHAQVDWENEHVFEINKLPARVASYSFENESDALEGNREVSRMLSLNGTWKFKFVPKVEEKPEHFMNVDFDGKKWDDIEVPSNWEMKGYGQPIYTNITYPFTPNILDTTLVYDWKGPTPPLPPKIYRENPVGSYFREFKVPKEWEDQSIILHFGGVTSAFYVWVNGQKVGYSQGSCLAAEFDITNFLKEGKNKVAVQVYRYSDGSYLEDQDMWRLSGIHRDVMLLAQPKISINDFYVKTDFNNDFTKAKLKIRPELWVEDSPSQLENYKVTAKLFDEENKMVLDNELSVGAKKIYEQRWPPRDLPKFALLESTVVQPHLWTAETPYLYTLVLSLKDKSGKVIESRSHKIGFREITFNAENALLVNNQPVKIMGVNRHDHHPTKGKAISRADLEEEVQLLKRFNVNAVRTSHYPNDPYFLELCNKYGLYVMDEANIECHHLGSYIPYQPSWVPSMMSRITRMVERDKNQPCVISWSLGNESGTGPAFAAAAGWIKDFDPSRFVHYEGAQGDPTHPEYKEGDNVGYTSQNWPSMANPTDPSFVDVVSRMYPNYAQIVHLSTNKNIQRPIILCEYMHAMGNSMGGLGDYWDYIRKTPNLVGGFIWDMRDQGLINQTENGKDFLAYGGDFGDVPNDENFCINGVFDSYLNPHPHALEMKYTFQPIEVRWSDVAKGEVVIYNRYAFTNLSEYTFSYEIQEEGRVVRASEVTLNIPAGDSLIFTIPLYSIDRKGNKDYWLNFGMFESKDQLWCAKGHQLAQEQLKIQEAAKQKKKKKATGTIQEEDTFFSIQGNDVLIKVSKENGQVISYQYKGIEQLYQPLQLNFTRPPIDNDVRGISFRPMKKSGEYWGSIEDQWTSEKVQKENGKVIVTKKLEDQVEINISYALVNDQLSVNLELEKKEGVPDAILIGMTAGVSKEMDALQYYGNGPFESYSDRKRAVNMGVYRFNTADAFYPYVKPQENGNRTQTKWLKLTSSKSKGGVKIASEDSFEFSVWPYSKDKIKTARHQYELEEDNFYTLNIHCQQAGIGGTLSVTQDKYKMSKQHYRLSFTWGILSLNGVNQ